From the Euwallacea fornicatus isolate EFF26 chromosome 10, ASM4011564v1, whole genome shotgun sequence genome, the window ttttttttaatgttttttttgtagttcGTTTTCGGACCATACCCATAAATACCGAGCTAAAGGCATTTAGCGATGCTGTAGATGTGTACGTCAAAGACCCAAATGGACACATTGTGAAAAGGTTTGTTGAGCCTCCGAAATCCTGACGGAccaaatgaatttattttgttctgCAGGTGGCTCTCAAGACAGTCTAATTTGGGTACAGTTAGTTTGGATTACCAACTTTCGGATCAGCCAGTTTTCGGAGAATGGCGCATCAGGGTGGAAGCACAAGGGCAAATCGAAGAGTCTACTTTTTTGGTCGAGGAGTACTATCAAACACGATTTGAGGTAAAAAAGAAAcaagttataaaaattgttacacTAAATGGTGATTCTTAGGTCAATGTCACGATGCCGGCCTTCTTTCTCAACACCGAACCTTACATAAGCGGCATTATTATGGCGAACTACACCAACGGGGCTCCAGTGCGCGGCAATTTGACATTGAAAGCCTCGCTCAGGCCGGTAAAGCCCATCGACATAAACAAGAAACTCAAAAAGAACAGGCCGAGGCCCATTGAGAGCAACCTTTACAATCCCTATGGTCATAACGATTTTTGGAAGCCTGAGGGAGCGTATTATGGGCCGATAAACGATGATCTCTACAGAAAgttggttttatttttcacggaATAACCTCATGAATTTTTCGATTCTATTTCTTgcaattttgacgttttaGGCAAAACTACGGTGGTCAATATGACCCGCAAAGGGATCCATATCAAGACAACTTGGTCCGTAACAATCCCTACGATAACTACTACGACAATTACGACCCTTATGACAAACCTCTGGTTGAAAAATACTACAGATTCGACGAGGAATTTCCGTCTTGGATGCCGCGCAATGACTACTGGGAAATTATTCCCAGCCTCAAGTTTGTGAGTCCTGCAACTTAGCACCTTTTCCTTTATAGTAAGTTTGACAATAGTTTTACGGCACCTACGAGTTCAAATTCCCCATCAGCGATTTATTGGAACATGTGCAAAACCTGGATGGAATGGAAGTGGTCATTACCGCCACTGTTGGCGACCGATTTCTGGACGAGGTTATTGAAGGTTATTCCACCGCAAGGGTGTTTAATTCCTCGGTAAATtcactttattttcaaaacatctTAGTATAATTAAACGCAATATCCAACAGGTAAAGCTACAGTTTATGGGCGGCTCTCCTCAAGTCTTCAAACCAGGGATGCCCGTTACAGCCTATTTAGTCGCATCTTTTTATGACGGCTCTCCATTATCGCAGGAAAGCCTGCGCGCTAGCTACATGGAAGTTTCCGCGAGTGTAGAAAAAAGGGGAGGTGGAAGGTTGGATATCTCTCCAAAACGACTGTGGAGGATGGAGGATCAACAAGGAGTATGGCAATATCACTTGGATTTGAAGAGAGAGCTAGGTGTGttgttttttgaataaattaatgttatagTAAAGGTGAGTAACACTGATGATTACAGGGATATTCGGGCCTAAAGCTTTTGATGAATTAAGTCTACTATCAAACCTGAGAATTCACGCCACGTTTCGCGACGATTACACCAACCAACACGCCAGTGCCGAGCTGTTTATGGTAGCGCATTATAGTAATAATGATCAACATATCAAAGTCACCACCAGTACCATAACTCCGCAGGTTAGTTTATCAAGTTAATTTAGAAATATAAATAGTTTTCTAATCTTAAAATCTCAAACTTTATGACATAATTGGGactttaaaattgagaaagaattttaattgccattttaaagatgaattCGGTTGGTATCACTATTTTCATACGCATTTTCTCTTCTTACAAtgctatttttaaagtttttgttttttgtcatgttttcaaaatgattttcagGTGGGCGAACACATGATATTCCACATCAGATCAAATTATTACATCGAAAAGGTCAATTACCTGATCATAGCCAAGGGGATAGTGTTGGTGACGGGCGATCAAGATATGGATGATTTTGTCAGCACGATGCCGATCGTTTTAAGCGCAGAGATGGCACCATCCGCCACTATTGTCGTGTGGCACGTAGGACGATATGGTGATTTAACTGTGGATAGTTTAACTTTCCCTGTGAACGGCATCAGTCGCAACAAGTTCAAGGTGGTGATCAACAATAAGAAAGCGCGGTAGGTTAATATTAAATCCATTCATGTTGTATATTCACGGcgctaataataaaattttcattcacgGCCACCTTTAGCACTGGTCATAAAGTGGAAGTGGTAATATACGGAGAGCCCGGTTCCTATGTAGGCCTCTCGGGCATCGATCGCGCCTTCTACACTATGCAAGCCGGTAACGAGCTAACTTACGCTAAAGTGATCACCAAAATGATGACTTTCGACGATCATATGAACGGAAGTTTGATGCACGCTTGGATGTCTCATGATGGATACCCTGACGAATTGATCTATTTTCCTTCTAGTACTTTCGGAATAGACGCGAATCGCTCTTTTGAATTTGCGGGCTTGGTGGTGTTTAGTGATTTTGAACTAACCAGAAGACCCACCTTCTGCAATCCACACGAAGGTAAGGGTATAATATTGTTTCTACAATGTGGGACAAATCTATGGAACGCTTACAATGTCTTGCAAACTGTTTATGTGCATTTGCAAActatatttcttcaaattttcattcgcAGCTTCAACtgtaaaacttcaaaaaaatattgaaagaatTACAATTGACGACATTGTTAAAGTATAAATATTTGGCAACAATGTAAAACTCTTTTTCTGCAGAATTCAGTTGAGCATAAGTCTATAATCGTAATGTGTTTGAAAGGCATGGGAGAGTGTCTCAATGGACGGTGCTACCGCCTGAACAAGCGATGCGACTATTATAGTGATTGCGAAGATGGAACTGACGAAGCTGGCTGTAAGAAGCAAAAAACCTATAAATACTCTTTTggctattgaaaattttcaggcaACTACGAAAACAACACCGAACTAGCTTTGTTCAGAAAGTTCCGTTTTAACAGAGTGCAGCGGCAATATGACAACGTCTGGGTTTGGGAGGATGTAAATATCGGTCCTCATGGGAGATCCATTATTAACATTGACGTCCCTACAAGGTACTTCAATATTTTGCTTTAACCATAACCAAACATGTGGTTTTTCAGGCCTGTTCATTGGATGGTATCCGCTTTTTCCATGAGCCATACCCTCGGCTTTGGAATGCTCAATAAGGCCATAGAATATGTGGGAGTTTTGCCATTCTTTATCAACGTGGAAATGCCCACAATATGCATGCAGGGTACACATAAATGCTGAATAACTTCGTGTCaatacttaattatttttgtaaattttaggtGAACAAGTCGGCATTAGAGTAACAGTTTTCAACTACATGGAAGACAACATGGAGGCTACAGTTGTTCTGAAAGGCTCTCAAGATTATAAGTTCGTCCATGTGGAAGAAAACGGGGTAGTACGGGCCTACAACCCTAGAACATCGTTTGGAGAGCACCAGGTAAGTTTCTTCATAATATTAGCCACGTCATTTCCTTAACAAAACCTCAATTTCGCAGTtcttcattttcattaaagcACAAGATGCCTCGCAAGTGTATGTCCCCATTGTACCTACAAGGCTAGGAGAAATTTACGTTACAATCTATGCGTCTACTCTCATCGGTAAGGACGAAGTAATCAGAAAGCTGCACGTAGAACCAGACGGGCTACCGCAGCACAGACACCAATCTGTCCTGTTGGATTTGAGCAATCGTGCGTACACCTTCCAGTATATGCACGTGAACATTACGGAAACTCCCATTATTCCTTACGAATATGATCGGTACTTTAGcctttttaaatcttcaaagtgttagtttaattttaaaatttttaaaggtaCTACGTGTATGGTTCGAACAAAGCCAGTATTTCTATAGTGGGCGATGTGGTAGGACCGATATTTCCCACCATGCCCGTGAATGCGACGTCACTCCTTCATTTGCCTATGGATTCGGCTGAGCAAAACATGTTTTCCTTCGCTGCGAATATGTACACGCTGCTTTATATGCGCTacacacaacaaaaaaataaaacgttgCAGAAATTGGCCTTTCACTATATGAACGTAGGATATCAGAGGCAATTGAGCTTTTTGCAACCAGATGGTAGTTTTTCGACTTTCAGGAGCGATTGGTAAGGATTAGTAGTTCAGGCTAACAGAAAAATTTCCGTAATGAAGAGCTGCGACAGAAAAAAGCTCGGATCGGGTCAAAAAAATACGCCATAAAATTATCTAACGTTCTcacttattattttaatgcataAAAGTGATGTTTGCAATGAATTTTacccacattttttttccccTCAAGGAATAATTCCGCCTCCTCCGTTTGGCTGACTGCTTACTGCGCCCGTATTCTGCAAGAAGCGAGTTTCTACGAATGGGAGAACTACATTTACATCGATCCAGTGGTCATATCCAGAGCCGTTGAGTGGGTGTTGAAGCACCAAACCGAGGAGGGTTCATTCTACGAGACCACGTGGATACCAGATCGAAAATATAACGCTTCGTTAAATTTCGACGGTAAAGATCACATCGCTCAAAGGAACATCACACTCACGGCACACGTGCTTATTACATTGGAGAGCGTCAAGGATTTGACAAGTAAGCTATTGATTTTGATTGATGAGGTCTTTTGATAGTCCCGTGTGTCTTGGTTTCAATAACAATTGTGTTTGTGATAAAATTAGTAACCTTCAATATCGAAAAcagaaacaatttatttagagTGCTTAAAATACCTTTATATGAATGCTTCCATCATggttttttgaacatttattgccATAGGTGGTCTCAGTTCCAAAGTAAATATTGCTACTAGAAAGGCGATATCTTGGTTAGAACGGAATATGGATCTTATAGAGGACAAAGGTCAAGCCTTCGACGTCGCCATAGTGGCTTACGCTCTCATGAAAAACAAAGCTGCCAATGCTGAAAGGGCGTTCTTGGCTTTATCCAGAAAGtatgttttagattttttattgaacgTTTAAGTTTAAATGGTTATTTAGGGCCATCGAAGAGGGTGGTTTAGTCTATTTTGCCCGTCAGCGTATACCTCAGCCGCCCTCCAAAATGGAGAATCAACGTCCCTTCTTACTGCCTCGTTTGCCATATGAATACGACAGCGAAAATATCGAGGCCACTGCTTACGCTTTGATGGTGTATGTCGAGAAACAGGAGCTTTGGGTGGAGAGCATTGTTCGGTATCTTTCTATCAACTCATACTCCAAAGATACCCCCTAAAGTCCTTGTTTTGAATAGATGGTTAAACACGCAAAGACTGCTAGATGGCGGTTGGTCATCAACCTCCGACACTGCCAACGCCATGAAGGCTTTAATTGAATACACTTCGGCGCAGCGCATTAGAGATATTTCTAGTCTTTCAGTCAAAGTGGAAGCTACTTCTCTTCCTGGTAAAAGTCAGCTGCTGTATGTGAACGACAGAAATAGAGCTAGGTTGCAGCACATCGAGATTCCAAATGCTTGGGGTGagcgttttttattttattataattttaggAGTACATTATGCGTTTATCTTGCAGGTACCGTGAAAGTAGATGCCAGAGGCACTGGTTACGCGATCCTTCAAATGCACGTGCAGTACAACGTTGATATTGAAAAGTTTCAGACTCAGCCACCAATGCGGGCTTTCGACTTAGTTACCAAGCAGTATTTCTATGGCAAGAATCAGTCGCATATTACTTATGTGAGCTGTCAAAGG encodes:
- the Mcr gene encoding CD109 antigen, with amino-acid sequence MKRKRPASWAIFVCLSCLVAAKDGNQYNDPYNRYNSQGSPNDPYKPPSQYDNQAGPDQYSTIQPTNSLDPTDSYNRDRDRYGQDPYRNRDRNSQFDGDPFANQHGVFDYTPYRNPLVYSGSGSRVEHAAIIKEATYFVVASKMVRPGQLYRVSVTVLKEKQPLIVRASISRNGVEMSSDYKPVKEGILETLLMRVPTTSASGEYKLRVEGLYEDILGGAAFSNETKLTFSERSMTNFIQLDKPVYKQGEIVRFRTIPINTELKAFSDAVDVYVKDPNGHIVKRWLSRQSNLGTVSLDYQLSDQPVFGEWRIRVEAQGQIEESTFLVEEYYQTRFEVNVTMPAFFLNTEPYISGIIMANYTNGAPVRGNLTLKASLRPVKPIDINKKLKKNRPRPIESNLYNPYGHNDFWKPEGAYYGPINDDLYRKQNYGGQYDPQRDPYQDNLVRNNPYDNYYDNYDPYDKPLVEKYYRFDEEFPSWMPRNDYWEIIPSLKFFYGTYEFKFPISDLLEHVQNLDGMEVVITATVGDRFLDEVIEGYSTARVFNSSVKLQFMGGSPQVFKPGMPVTAYLVASFYDGSPLSQESLRASYMEVSASVEKRGGGRLDISPKRLWRMEDQQGVWQYHLDLKRELGIFGPKAFDELSLLSNLRIHATFRDDYTNQHASAELFMVAHYSNNDQHIKVTTSTITPQVGEHMIFHIRSNYYIEKVNYLIIAKGIVLVTGDQDMDDFVSTMPIVLSAEMAPSATIVVWHVGRYGDLTVDSLTFPVNGISRNKFKVVINNKKARTGHKVEVVIYGEPGSYVGLSGIDRAFYTMQAGNELTYAKVITKMMTFDDHMNGSLMHAWMSHDGYPDELIYFPSSTFGIDANRSFEFAGLVVFSDFELTRRPTFCNPHEGMGECLNGRCYRLNKRCDYYSDCEDGTDEAGCNYENNTELALFRKFRFNRVQRQYDNVWVWEDVNIGPHGRSIINIDVPTRPVHWMVSAFSMSHTLGFGMLNKAIEYVGVLPFFINVEMPTICMQGEQVGIRVTVFNYMEDNMEATVVLKGSQDYKFVHVEENGVVRAYNPRTSFGEHQFFIFIKAQDASQVYVPIVPTRLGEIYVTIYASTLIGKDEVIRKLHVEPDGLPQHRHQSVLLDLSNRAYTFQYMHVNITETPIIPYEYDRYYVYGSNKASISIVGDVVGPIFPTMPVNATSLLHLPMDSAEQNMFSFAANMYTLLYMRYTQQKNKTLQKLAFHYMNVGYQRQLSFLQPDGSFSTFRSDWNNSASSVWLTAYCARILQEASFYEWENYIYIDPVVISRAVEWVLKHQTEEGSFYETTWIPDRKYNASLNFDGKDHIAQRNITLTAHVLITLESVKDLTSGLSSKVNIATRKAISWLERNMDLIEDKGQAFDVAIVAYALMKNKAANAERAFLALSRKAIEEGGLVYFARQRIPQPPSKMENQRPFLLPRLPYEYDSENIEATAYALMVYVEKQELWVESIVRWLNTQRLLDGGWSSTSDTANAMKALIEYTSAQRIRDISSLSVKVEATSLPGKSQLLYVNDRNRARLQHIEIPNAWGTVKVDARGTGYAILQMHVQYNVDIEKFQTQPPMRAFDLVTKQYFYGKNQSHITYVSCQRWNNFNESHRSGMAILDITVPTGYIVQQQDLDAYVISRRVRNLQRAKFEERKVYFYFDYLDSEDTCVNFTVERWYPVANMSRYLSARVYDYYAPERFNETLIDSLSTYVLDICQVCGSSQCPYCWIYNSGITTAVPFLAISILALAVLWLNLRFPQYFDNDFV